Proteins from a single region of Halichoerus grypus chromosome 13, mHalGry1.hap1.1, whole genome shotgun sequence:
- the PSMG2 gene encoding proteasome assembly chaperone 2 yields the protein MFVPCGESVPDLTGYTFLMPAVSVGNVGQLAMDLIISTLNMCKIGYFYTDCLVPMVGNNPYATAEENSTELSINAEIYSLPSKKLVALQLRSIFIKYKSKPFCEKLLSWVKSSNCAKVIVLSSSHSYHRNDLQLRSTPFRYLLTPFVQKSVQTKIMSLNWEEMEKSPCIPEIDDSEFCIRIPGGGITKTLYDEGCSKEIPMVVLLKFVSEGDNIPDALGLVEYLNEWLQIIKPCLQCDDPTASALKWKMPSSWRLLFGSGLPPALF from the exons ccAGCAGTATCTGTTGGAAATGTTGGCCAGCTTGCAATGGATTTGATTATTTCTACACTAAATATGTGTAAGATTGGTTACTTCTATACCGATTGTCTTGTGCCGATGGTTGGAAACAATCCATATGCAACTGCAGAAGAAAATTCAACAGAACTCAGTATAAATGCTGAAA tATATTCATTGCCTTCAAAGAAGCTAGTGGCTCTTCAGTTAAGATCCATTTTTATTAAG TATAAATCAAAGCCATTCTGTGAAAAACTGCTTTCCTGGGTGAAAAGTAGTAACTGTGCCAAAGTTATTGTTCTTTCAAGCAGTCATTCATATCACCGTAATGATCTACAGCTTCGCAG TACTCCCTTCAGATACCTACTCACACCTTTTGTGCAAAAAAGTGTTCAAACTAAAATAATGAGCCTTAactgggaagaaatggaaaaaagccCATGCATTCCTGAAATAGATGATTCTGAGTTTTGTATTCGTATTCCTGGAGGAGGTATCACAAAAACACTCTATGATGAAGG CTGTTCTAAAGAAATCCCAATGGTGGTTCTGCTGAAATTTGTTTCAGAAGGAGACAATATCCCAGATGCATTAGGTCTTGTTGAGTATCTTAACGAATGGCTTCAGATAATCAAACCATGT TTACAGTGTGATGACCCCACAGCATCTGCCTTGAAGTGGAAAATGCCAAGTTCGTGGAGATTACTCTTTGGTAGTGGTCTTCCCCCTGCGCTTTTTTga